Proteins from one Streptomyces sp. 840.1 genomic window:
- a CDS encoding DUF779 domain-containing protein — MSSAQAPPVELTPAAADLLRRLRELHGPLMFHQSGGCCDGSAPMCYQDGEFRTGGSDVLLASLEVDGMAETVPFWMSRSQSEVWAHTRLIVDVVEGRGSGFSLEAPEGVRFLIRSRLVGG, encoded by the coding sequence ATGAGCTCCGCGCAAGCGCCGCCGGTGGAGCTCACACCCGCGGCCGCGGATCTGCTGCGGCGGCTGCGCGAGCTGCACGGGCCGCTGATGTTCCACCAGTCGGGCGGCTGCTGCGACGGCAGCGCGCCGATGTGCTACCAGGACGGGGAGTTCCGCACCGGCGGCTCCGACGTACTGCTCGCCTCCCTGGAGGTCGACGGGATGGCGGAGACCGTTCCGTTCTGGATGTCGAGGAGCCAGTCCGAGGTGTGGGCGCACACCCGGCTGATCGTGGATGTGGTGGAGGGCCGCGGCAGCGGCTTCTCGCTGGAGGCCCCGGAGGGGGTGCGGTTCCTGATCCGGTCGCGGCTCGTGGGCGGCTGA